The following proteins come from a genomic window of Methylosinus sp. H3A:
- a CDS encoding type IV pilus twitching motility protein PilT → MDSLLTWAYRSGASKVSFQTGHCPRLRIYSRNRRVGDTTVDEAEIAQIVNHLYGADGMAHMQGGGELDTTYEIALSRTERLRYRLNVTSTRGSRRSVNIVLRPIPGLPPSLEVQLVEPGIMEAFRPRNGMVIVSGGTGSGKSTLIAGMTVAKLFDPNGHYDIIEGAAPVEFLLDRVKSPNSTINQSEIPRDLPTFEQFIRGCMRREPTDIIVGECRDSVTMSAAIQAAISGHALTTTIHANDVALTMQRIASLCPLAERENLISAVAQSLRLVVNQRLTRSLDGKRTALREFLAFDRKLRTRFLETDPAQWPGLTRRAIEEQGQSFAQAIDKALQDGRISEETAARELREEG, encoded by the coding sequence TTGGATTCACTGCTCACCTGGGCCTATCGCTCGGGAGCGTCGAAAGTCTCGTTTCAGACGGGGCACTGCCCTCGGCTGAGGATCTACAGCCGCAATCGCAGGGTCGGCGACACGACGGTCGATGAGGCGGAGATCGCACAGATCGTCAATCATCTCTATGGCGCCGACGGCATGGCGCATATGCAGGGCGGCGGCGAGCTCGATACGACCTATGAGATCGCCTTGAGCCGCACCGAGCGGCTTCGCTACCGGCTCAACGTCACGTCGACGCGCGGCAGCCGGAGGTCCGTCAATATCGTGCTGCGTCCGATCCCCGGATTGCCGCCATCCCTGGAGGTGCAGCTCGTCGAGCCCGGCATCATGGAGGCGTTCCGCCCGCGAAACGGCATGGTCATCGTGTCGGGCGGCACGGGCTCGGGAAAGTCCACGCTGATCGCCGGTATGACGGTCGCCAAACTTTTCGACCCGAACGGGCACTATGACATAATCGAAGGAGCCGCCCCGGTCGAGTTTTTGCTCGATCGCGTCAAGAGCCCGAACTCGACGATCAATCAGAGCGAGATTCCCCGCGATCTTCCGACTTTCGAACAGTTCATTCGTGGCTGCATGCGACGCGAGCCGACAGACATCATCGTCGGTGAGTGCCGCGATTCGGTGACGATGAGCGCGGCCATTCAGGCGGCGATCTCCGGCCATGCTCTGACCACGACGATCCATGCCAATGACGTCGCGCTGACGATGCAGCGCATCGCGAGCCTCTGCCCATTGGCCGAGCGCGAGAATTTGATCAGCGCCGTCGCGCAATCGCTGCGGCTCGTCGTCAATCAGAGGCTGACGCGGTCCCTGGACGGGAAGCGCACGGCGCTGCGAGAGTTCCTGGCGTTCGATCGAAAGCTGCGCACTCGCTTTCTGGAAACGGATCCGGCGCAATGGCCGGGCCTGACGCGCCGCGCCATCGAGGAGCAGGGACAGTCTTTTGCGCAGGCGATCGACAAGGCCTTGCAGGATGGCCGCATCAGCGAGGAAACGGCGGCCCGCGAATTGAGGGAGGAAGGCTGA
- the icmT gene encoding IcmT/TraK family protein gives MWRNTALPTRILFLDGRACLPLLVFVVYWSWLTFYIAIGGMTFFIVVSWAGLTVSSVLRLLRRMLIGPIRTAVPTWKRRRAA, from the coding sequence ATGTGGCGGAACACCGCTCTGCCGACGCGGATATTGTTTCTGGACGGGCGAGCCTGCCTGCCCCTGCTGGTCTTCGTCGTCTATTGGAGCTGGCTCACTTTCTACATAGCGATCGGCGGCATGACCTTTTTCATTGTCGTCAGCTGGGCGGGCCTCACGGTTTCGTCGGTCTTGCGGCTGCTGCGGCGCATGCTGATCGGGCCGATCCGAACCGCCGTTCCGACCTGGAAGCGCAGGAGGGCGGCATGA
- a CDS encoding type IV secretory system conjugative DNA transfer family protein: MIPREISGPQERFERSGAQALRDLRPMSTRVWGSLMSEFSGAMLSVGAGLMLLEPASVDLIVPAAIGYAALVLTRRVELPMRLPKSAAVADWNYPDPKNRAPRMAAGIIYLGRDVSGRELWITAEDGRQHATIPGTTGAGKTTAILGFVSNALTHASGFVLVDGKADHTLFGEVMALARRFGREDDVLHLNLLVASGSKESNSFNPFATGNADAIREMVVSQLGEQAANDSNGVFRSRAVALIGAVIPVLTWIRDHAGVPIDIEKIRDALELRVIWKLAVKGLYELRDPATGKTKDIALDLPQDVVYPLLAYLGELPGYDTDLDYNKQKSDDPSKQHGYARFYFTEMFTQLGVSLGHIFKIEQGDIDMRDVVLNRRILVVSLPALENSSDTLAGLGKIVVTSLRGMMAQMLGMPKEKLGMEAPYHIVLDELAYYATSDLDRMMAQGRSLNIAFWLGFQEVSGIFARLGEKTYTLLGNANLTAAMRQQDANRTREWIEETSGKTDVAQATSFRGGDIGVYHDTRQADVRQVSRVNWRDLQSLIEGEAIMLFGGRRIYAKVFHANVDKSGPKPLVRRLSLAPPARAELEARLDAVHEIATNIENGIVAAGGREPMEPTLRAIYEAFRDAKANGGDRDACVEAAIRAAGEVPFTPYEGRKGAATRLLLMLESAVHGTEGEASGGDRPAEPFDKALYEKIVEIEAAIGEDEAAARERAATLLGKIEAAAKETEGTLPSRENREKLRADLAAVTSMIAADAEAAQQLAPRRRVEASP; this comes from the coding sequence ATGATCCCACGCGAGATTTCGGGGCCGCAGGAGCGGTTCGAGCGGTCCGGCGCGCAAGCGCTGCGCGATCTGCGGCCGATGTCGACACGTGTCTGGGGCTCGCTGATGAGCGAGTTTTCCGGCGCCATGCTCAGCGTCGGGGCCGGGCTCATGCTGCTCGAGCCCGCGTCGGTCGATCTCATCGTCCCCGCGGCGATCGGCTACGCGGCCCTCGTCCTGACGCGACGCGTCGAGTTGCCGATGCGGCTTCCCAAGAGCGCCGCCGTCGCGGACTGGAACTATCCCGATCCGAAGAACCGCGCACCCCGCATGGCGGCCGGCATCATCTATCTCGGCCGCGACGTCTCCGGCCGGGAATTGTGGATCACCGCCGAGGACGGCCGGCAACATGCGACCATTCCAGGAACGACCGGCGCCGGCAAGACGACCGCGATTTTGGGCTTCGTCTCCAATGCGCTGACCCATGCGAGCGGCTTCGTTCTCGTCGACGGCAAGGCCGACCACACGTTGTTCGGCGAGGTGATGGCGCTCGCGCGGCGATTCGGCCGCGAGGACGATGTGCTGCATCTCAATCTGCTGGTCGCGAGCGGCAGCAAAGAGAGCAACAGCTTCAATCCCTTCGCCACGGGCAACGCCGACGCGATCCGCGAGATGGTGGTCAGCCAGCTCGGCGAGCAGGCCGCCAATGATTCAAACGGCGTCTTCCGCAGCCGCGCGGTCGCCTTGATCGGGGCGGTGATCCCCGTTCTGACTTGGATCAGAGATCACGCCGGCGTTCCGATCGACATCGAGAAGATCCGCGACGCGCTCGAGCTGCGCGTGATCTGGAAGCTCGCCGTCAAGGGTCTCTATGAATTGCGCGACCCCGCGACCGGCAAGACGAAGGACATTGCTCTCGACCTCCCACAGGACGTCGTCTATCCGCTGCTCGCCTATCTCGGCGAGCTGCCCGGCTATGACACGGACCTCGACTACAACAAGCAAAAGTCCGACGATCCATCCAAGCAGCATGGCTATGCGCGGTTCTACTTCACCGAGATGTTCACCCAGCTCGGCGTTTCGCTTGGGCACATATTCAAGATCGAGCAGGGCGACATCGACATGCGCGACGTGGTCTTGAACCGGCGCATTCTGGTCGTCTCTCTGCCTGCGCTGGAGAACTCCTCCGACACATTGGCCGGGCTCGGCAAGATCGTGGTGACGTCGCTGCGCGGCATGATGGCGCAAATGCTCGGCATGCCGAAGGAGAAGCTCGGAATGGAGGCTCCCTATCATATCGTGTTGGACGAGCTCGCCTATTACGCGACGAGCGATCTCGACCGGATGATGGCGCAGGGCCGCAGCCTCAACATCGCCTTCTGGCTCGGCTTTCAGGAGGTCTCGGGGATCTTCGCGCGGCTCGGCGAGAAGACCTACACGCTGCTCGGCAACGCCAATCTGACCGCGGCGATGCGCCAGCAGGACGCCAATCGCACGCGCGAATGGATCGAGGAGACGTCGGGCAAGACGGATGTGGCGCAGGCGACGAGCTTTCGCGGCGGCGATATCGGCGTCTATCACGACACGCGCCAGGCCGACGTTCGTCAGGTGTCTCGCGTCAATTGGCGAGACCTGCAGAGCCTCATCGAGGGCGAGGCGATCATGCTGTTCGGCGGCCGCCGCATCTACGCGAAGGTTTTTCACGCGAATGTCGACAAGTCCGGGCCGAAGCCCCTCGTCAGACGCCTGTCTCTCGCGCCGCCCGCCCGCGCCGAGCTGGAGGCGAGGCTCGACGCCGTCCACGAAATCGCGACCAATATCGAAAATGGGATCGTCGCCGCCGGGGGCCGCGAGCCCATGGAGCCGACGCTGAGGGCGATATACGAAGCCTTTCGCGACGCGAAGGCGAATGGAGGCGATCGAGACGCCTGCGTCGAAGCGGCGATCCGCGCCGCGGGCGAGGTTCCCTTTACCCCGTATGAGGGAAGGAAGGGCGCGGCGACGCGCCTTCTTCTCATGCTCGAATCGGCGGTGCATGGAACGGAAGGAGAGGCGTCGGGCGGCGATCGGCCCGCTGAACCTTTCGACAAAGCGCTGTACGAAAAAATCGTCGAGATCGAGGCTGCGATCGGCGAGGACGAGGCCGCGGCCCGGGAGCGCGCCGCGACGCTGCTCGGCAAGATCGAGGCGGCGGCGAAGGAGACCGAGGGGACGTTGCCCAGCCGGGAAAATCGGGAGAAGCTGCGAGCGGATTTGGCAGCGGTCACGTCGATGATCGCGGCGGACGCCGAGGCGGCGCAACAGCTGGCGCCCCGGCGGCGAGTGGAGGCTTCCCCATAA
- a CDS encoding DUF2726 domain-containing protein, translating into MSPMRLIDIEHVAPLALLGVIILAVVAFIGSRRPAYRRGRFLTPNEKRFLAVLDEAVGEGYRVFAQVRLAELVDVDLSASNSKRRAAMNRVFGKSIDYLICDSASLEPVAAIELDDKTHALPHRRERDTFVDAVFSEIGIPLLRARARRAYTVAALQTLLREAGVAKTARSGLRTIG; encoded by the coding sequence ATGTCGCCGATGCGGCTTATCGATATCGAGCATGTCGCTCCTCTCGCGCTGCTCGGAGTGATTATTCTCGCTGTCGTCGCGTTCATCGGCTCGCGTCGGCCCGCCTATCGGCGCGGGCGATTTCTGACGCCAAATGAGAAGCGATTTCTCGCCGTGTTGGACGAAGCGGTCGGCGAGGGCTATCGCGTTTTCGCACAGGTGCGGCTCGCTGAGCTCGTCGACGTCGATCTGAGCGCGAGCAATTCGAAGAGACGCGCTGCGATGAATAGGGTGTTTGGCAAAAGCATCGATTACCTCATCTGCGATTCCGCCAGCCTCGAGCCCGTCGCGGCCATCGAGCTGGACGACAAGACGCACGCGCTGCCGCATCGAAGGGAACGCGACACTTTCGTCGACGCGGTGTTCAGCGAGATCGGTATCCCGCTGCTGCGGGCGAGGGCGCGACGTGCTTACACCGTTGCCGCGCTCCAGACATTGCTGCGTGAGGCCGGTGTCGCTAAAACAGCTCGTTCCGGTCTTCGAACGATCGGGTGA
- a CDS encoding phospholipase D-like domain-containing protein encodes MSFRLSLLAGALALAAPPFVSASEAPEIHYAPTENLERLDVALLRAAHVKIDLAAYVLTDWPVIDALIDAHRRGVAIRIVLDPSQASDLDRLREVSQSLRTSLPGPFMHLKSYSVDDMLLRTGSANFTASGMKQQDNDVVVIRDRAAAQTFEARFEQIWSAAKPILAPGPAFASRGAAPASTKSTAPSNCEIKGNISRNGERIFHKPGEPFYARVKIDQNSGERWFCSEEEAVAAGWRHGRVN; translated from the coding sequence ATGTCCTTTCGCCTGTCGCTTCTCGCTGGCGCGCTGGCTCTTGCAGCGCCGCCATTTGTCTCGGCGTCCGAAGCGCCTGAAATCCATTATGCCCCCACCGAGAATCTGGAACGCCTCGATGTAGCGCTTCTGCGCGCGGCGCACGTCAAGATCGACCTCGCCGCCTATGTGCTGACGGACTGGCCCGTCATCGACGCATTGATCGATGCGCATCGACGCGGCGTCGCGATCAGAATCGTTCTGGACCCCAGCCAGGCGAGCGATCTCGATCGGCTGCGAGAAGTGTCGCAGAGCCTGCGTACGAGCCTGCCCGGTCCTTTCATGCATCTGAAATCCTATTCCGTTGACGACATGCTGTTGCGGACGGGCTCCGCGAATTTCACCGCGTCGGGGATGAAGCAGCAGGATAATGATGTCGTGGTCATCCGCGATCGAGCGGCCGCCCAAACGTTCGAGGCGCGTTTCGAGCAAATCTGGTCGGCCGCAAAGCCGATCCTTGCTCCTGGTCCCGCTTTCGCCTCGCGAGGCGCGGCTCCGGCTTCGACGAAATCGACGGCGCCTTCGAACTGCGAGATCAAAGGGAACATCAGTCGCAATGGCGAACGTATATTCCATAAGCCCGGCGAGCCATTCTACGCCCGCGTCAAAATCGACCAGAATTCCGGAGAGCGCTGGTTCTGCTCGGAGGAAGAGGCGGTCGCCGCGGGTTGGAGACACGGGCGCGTCAATTGA
- a CDS encoding TIGR02117 family protein, with amino-acid sequence MSSKVPRLQTWFRQSMRRAARTFALILIAPLVSASLYLAFASIASRIPVNDDWRELDGGITIFVQTNGVHTGVVVPANAAGVDWSNRIHPGDAPGWATTPRWLAFGWGDRDFYLNTPTWAEFSLLRGLKAVTGQGSTLVHVDLLEDVRPGETVRPLRLAPEQYRRLSAFIDATFADRREVIHGYGQNDIFYGARGHYNAFRTCNAWTNEALRAAGVRTALWSPFDDGVMRWAP; translated from the coding sequence ATGTCCTCGAAGGTACCTCGATTGCAAACCTGGTTTAGGCAGTCCATGCGCCGCGCCGCGCGCACCTTCGCCCTCATCCTCATCGCGCCGCTCGTCTCGGCCTCCCTCTATCTCGCCTTTGCCTCGATCGCGAGCCGCATTCCCGTCAACGACGACTGGCGCGAGCTGGATGGCGGCATAACCATCTTCGTGCAGACCAATGGCGTGCATACCGGCGTCGTCGTGCCGGCGAACGCCGCCGGCGTCGATTGGAGCAATCGCATCCACCCGGGTGATGCGCCTGGTTGGGCGACCACGCCGCGCTGGCTCGCTTTCGGCTGGGGCGATCGGGACTTTTATCTCAACACGCCGACCTGGGCGGAGTTTTCACTCCTCCGAGGACTGAAGGCTGTGACAGGGCAGGGGTCGACGCTGGTGCATGTGGACCTCCTCGAGGACGTCCGCCCGGGCGAGACAGTTCGTCCGCTGCGGCTCGCGCCCGAGCAATACCGCCGCCTCTCCGCCTTCATCGATGCGACGTTCGCAGACCGGCGCGAGGTCATCCACGGCTATGGCCAGAACGACATCTTTTACGGCGCGCGCGGCCATTACAACGCGTTTCGAACCTGCAACGCCTGGACAAACGAAGCTCTGCGCGCCGCCGGCGTTCGCACGGCGTTGTGGAGTCCATTCGATGACGGCGTCATGCGCTGGGCTCCATGA
- a CDS encoding ATP-binding protein, whose translation MLHWISRGLAAMSLIAKQPLTSFCDIEAAHGDALVTKQGDYVSFLRLGGMRRMSTRADIDRLANAMRIDISGTLENRGHAIVGWYASDPDLAAVEIERVNMSACREIAKEIGLELGDIFEERKKLWTGMMRWEAAYFILWTRATTLTKEERKQMKEEQAALAKKCPNIGDAQKYYLRSDVMAARHSGFVSRVVSSLKGLDVAATEISAHDALVVAREAMYRETVGSAWRPTLVGDAFRPRWPDEKDERPILETLMWPAIRDFFFDSDAVVHDGQRVEIGLYDYGCVDMTMGPEDPRPFVELSSRLGQDRVPWRVSFLIEGGGNSDMLLKSAGAQFLWMFPGNRDITRAFELLKRERENNNHIAVRLRASFATWAPFGEVGKLRLRLSTLKQRLEAWGNCRGTTVIGDPLEGVMSSVPGLALASTAPPSVALIGDVLAMLPWGRTASPWDRGSVLFRQPNGAMWPYDPSGGSKRPQVLDTFVAPPRSGKSVLANTINLGLCLSSVALGAVGAKLPLIGKVDIGDSAEGFVLLIQEALGPQRRHEAIYTRMQFAPGFEFNVFDLQVGCAYPLPLEKAFLQNFLALITLPPDQSTPFEGMTQMIGIVIDEAYRLCTDVPGASPKRYRRGVEPHIDAAIEQHGIELHHDEPHWRDVVQALCAVGNYRLAEVAQRHSVPVLEDLVGAARTDQVKDMFGKLTIAMTAEQASDLFERYIYDVIRKFPTLNSPTRLDFGAARIIVMDLAEVAPTGSAAANRQTEMMYMLARHIIARNFFLKPDYLPFVPAEARGFHQPRFQEIYESVKRLDYDEWHRTQGSPQVRAQAELDVREGPKHNVQLGFASQRLSDMGDAIVSQSTGRFVLRAGDDAEAEEIVQRFNLSEASADIVRHRLHGPGPAGAPFLVVLHADNAKYEQMLVNTLGPIELWALSTTPGDRALRNRLYDRIGFREALRRLARIFPGGSAEKEIEERKAKRMRRGELDTRAETGVVDELANELADARGIGAKLRYENSGSEFSAMAAH comes from the coding sequence ATGCTCCATTGGATATCTCGTGGGCTCGCCGCAATGTCGTTGATAGCGAAGCAGCCCCTCACCAGCTTTTGCGATATCGAAGCCGCGCATGGCGACGCGCTCGTCACCAAGCAAGGCGACTATGTGAGCTTCCTTCGTCTCGGCGGCATGCGCCGCATGTCGACGCGGGCCGATATCGATCGCTTGGCCAACGCCATGCGCATCGACATCTCGGGAACGCTGGAGAATAGGGGACATGCGATCGTCGGATGGTACGCCTCCGATCCCGATCTCGCGGCCGTCGAAATCGAGCGCGTCAACATGTCGGCCTGCCGGGAGATCGCCAAGGAAATCGGGCTGGAGCTGGGCGATATTTTCGAGGAACGCAAAAAGCTCTGGACCGGCATGATGCGCTGGGAGGCGGCGTATTTCATCTTGTGGACGCGCGCGACGACGCTCACCAAGGAAGAGCGCAAGCAGATGAAGGAGGAGCAGGCGGCGCTGGCCAAGAAATGCCCGAACATCGGCGACGCTCAGAAATACTATTTGCGCAGCGACGTCATGGCGGCGCGACACAGCGGCTTCGTCTCGCGCGTCGTGTCGTCGTTGAAAGGGCTCGACGTCGCCGCGACGGAAATCTCGGCCCATGATGCTCTGGTGGTCGCGCGCGAGGCCATGTATCGCGAGACGGTCGGTTCCGCCTGGCGTCCGACCCTGGTCGGAGACGCCTTTCGCCCGCGCTGGCCGGATGAGAAGGATGAGCGTCCGATCCTGGAAACGCTGATGTGGCCGGCGATCCGCGATTTCTTCTTCGACTCCGACGCCGTCGTCCATGACGGGCAAAGGGTGGAGATCGGCCTCTATGATTATGGCTGCGTCGATATGACGATGGGGCCGGAGGACCCGCGGCCGTTCGTCGAGCTGTCGTCGCGGCTCGGGCAGGATCGCGTCCCTTGGCGCGTCTCCTTCTTGATCGAGGGCGGCGGCAATTCGGACATGCTCCTGAAGAGCGCCGGCGCGCAGTTCTTGTGGATGTTCCCCGGCAATCGGGACATCACCCGCGCCTTCGAGCTTTTGAAGCGCGAGCGCGAAAACAACAACCATATCGCGGTGCGCCTGCGGGCGTCCTTTGCGACCTGGGCTCCGTTCGGAGAAGTGGGCAAGCTGCGGCTACGACTGTCGACGCTGAAGCAGCGACTCGAGGCTTGGGGAAATTGCCGGGGCACGACCGTCATCGGCGATCCGCTCGAAGGCGTCATGAGCAGCGTGCCGGGACTGGCGCTGGCGTCCACGGCGCCGCCATCGGTGGCGCTGATCGGAGACGTGCTGGCGATGCTGCCTTGGGGACGAACGGCGTCCCCTTGGGACCGAGGCAGCGTGCTGTTCCGCCAGCCGAATGGGGCGATGTGGCCCTATGACCCGTCCGGCGGCTCGAAGCGGCCGCAGGTGCTCGACACATTCGTCGCGCCGCCCCGTTCGGGAAAATCGGTGCTGGCCAATACGATCAACCTCGGCCTCTGCCTCAGCTCCGTCGCGCTCGGCGCGGTCGGGGCGAAGCTGCCGCTAATCGGCAAGGTCGATATCGGGGATTCGGCGGAAGGCTTCGTGCTTCTCATTCAAGAAGCCCTGGGACCACAGCGCCGGCACGAGGCGATCTACACGCGCATGCAATTCGCACCGGGCTTCGAGTTCAACGTCTTCGACCTGCAGGTCGGCTGCGCATATCCGCTGCCGCTCGAAAAGGCTTTCTTGCAGAATTTTCTCGCGCTGATCACGCTGCCGCCGGATCAGAGCACGCCCTTCGAAGGCATGACCCAGATGATCGGCATCGTGATCGACGAAGCCTATCGGCTCTGCACCGATGTTCCGGGGGCGTCGCCCAAGCGCTATCGGCGCGGGGTCGAGCCTCACATCGATGCAGCGATCGAACAACACGGCATCGAATTGCATCATGACGAGCCGCATTGGCGAGACGTGGTGCAGGCCCTATGCGCGGTCGGAAATTATCGTCTCGCCGAAGTGGCGCAACGGCACTCCGTCCCTGTGTTGGAGGATCTGGTCGGAGCCGCGAGAACCGACCAGGTCAAGGACATGTTCGGCAAGCTCACCATCGCCATGACGGCGGAGCAGGCCTCGGACCTCTTCGAACGCTATATCTACGATGTCATTCGCAAGTTTCCGACTTTGAACAGCCCGACGCGGCTCGATTTCGGAGCGGCGCGGATCATCGTCATGGATCTCGCGGAAGTCGCGCCGACCGGCTCGGCGGCGGCCAATCGCCAGACCGAGATGATGTATATGCTGGCGCGCCACATCATCGCGCGCAATTTCTTCCTGAAGCCGGATTACCTGCCATTCGTGCCAGCAGAGGCGCGCGGCTTCCACCAACCCCGCTTCCAGGAAATCTACGAGTCGGTGAAGCGACTCGACTATGACGAATGGCATCGCACGCAAGGCAGTCCGCAGGTCCGCGCGCAAGCCGAGCTCGATGTGCGCGAAGGCCCCAAGCACAATGTTCAGCTCGGCTTTGCCAGTCAGCGCTTGAGCGACATGGGCGACGCGATTGTCAGCCAATCGACGGGACGCTTCGTGCTGCGGGCCGGCGACGACGCGGAAGCCGAAGAGATTGTGCAGCGCTTCAATCTCTCCGAAGCGAGCGCCGACATCGTCCGCCACCGCCTTCATGGACCCGGTCCCGCCGGCGCGCCGTTCCTGGTGGTGCTGCATGCGGACAACGCCAAATATGAGCAGATGCTCGTCAACACGCTCGGGCCGATCGAGCTGTGGGCGCTGTCGACGACCCCTGGCGATAGAGCGCTGCGCAATCGTCTCTACGACCGCATCGGGTTTCGAGAGGCGCTGCGTCGTCTCGCGAGAATATTTCCGGGCGGATCGGCGGAAAAAGAGATCGAGGAACGCAAGGCCAAGCGCATGCGGCGGGGCGAGCTCGACACGCGCGCGGAAACCGGCGTCGTCGACGAATTGGCGAACGAGCTGGCCGATGCGCGCGGGATCGGCGCGAAGCTCCGATATGAAAATAGCGGCTCGGAGTTCTCCGCGATGGCGGCTCATTAG
- a CDS encoding DotD/TraH family lipoprotein (Members of this family include DotD of type IVB secretion systems and TraH of plasmid conjugative plasmid systems, both lipoproteins.): MSANHPCRVLVLLLASSILGGCAHDVATTVDVAGMPNAEIALQRSVDHVDKEMGEIGRMRPAPRQGSAVVPAELQKIVAFEWEGPIEGAVKKLAGEIGYDVVVDSAFNVQSVSIGIKSGPRRVYEIFQAIGSAAGDRATVQVDAQHHRIEVIYHV; the protein is encoded by the coding sequence ATGAGCGCCAACCATCCATGTCGCGTTCTCGTCCTACTACTGGCGTCGAGCATTCTGGGCGGCTGCGCGCATGATGTTGCGACGACGGTCGACGTCGCGGGCATGCCGAATGCGGAGATCGCCCTTCAACGAAGCGTCGACCATGTCGACAAGGAGATGGGCGAGATCGGTCGAATGCGCCCGGCTCCGCGTCAAGGCTCTGCCGTCGTGCCTGCCGAGCTGCAAAAAATCGTCGCCTTCGAATGGGAAGGACCGATCGAAGGCGCGGTGAAAAAGCTCGCCGGCGAGATCGGATACGACGTCGTCGTCGACTCTGCGTTCAATGTTCAGTCGGTGTCGATCGGCATCAAATCCGGCCCCCGGCGCGTCTACGAAATTTTCCAGGCCATCGGCAGCGCCGCGGGAGACCGCGCGACCGTGCAGGTCGATGCGCAGCATCATCGCATCGAGGTGATCTATCATGTCTAA
- a CDS encoding type IV secretion system DotC family protein, giving the protein MSKVTLRKLVSTFLASTLLASSAFAEGIKVYPVPPAPSPAEIDAAAHVLGNPLNKPITGASQEPAVVGGERPPSLEALQAVRAGRGDPGLGLEPGREDTLYQAALSFGAQGGLAARSFAINDMLRRYEPTLDKSYDFGSVVLPLGGGRTLLRPPVVTQGQLAFALGENAQVARETDCVYQITREAQLASAPPNWRAYLVRNWKAPTRPHDAVLPRTEQEAAYWNKWVAEGWAQGEKQAVEIFLSDLGRLQRDIVGMARYRVLLRAGLVEHPKVAFQNSVVNGGRDELRAGDRIVRITGQPGLQADARRWASKRHGPCPR; this is encoded by the coding sequence ATGTCTAAAGTCACGCTCCGTAAACTCGTCTCGACATTCCTGGCCTCGACCCTTCTCGCTTCCTCGGCTTTCGCCGAAGGGATCAAGGTCTATCCTGTCCCTCCGGCTCCTTCGCCCGCGGAGATCGACGCGGCGGCTCATGTTCTCGGCAATCCGCTGAACAAGCCGATCACCGGAGCGTCGCAGGAGCCTGCGGTCGTCGGAGGCGAACGTCCGCCGTCCCTCGAGGCGCTGCAGGCGGTGCGCGCTGGGCGGGGCGATCCTGGGCTCGGGCTGGAGCCGGGACGAGAGGACACGCTGTATCAGGCGGCGCTGAGCTTCGGGGCGCAAGGCGGCCTGGCGGCGCGATCTTTCGCGATCAACGATATGCTGCGGCGCTATGAGCCGACGCTCGACAAGAGCTATGATTTCGGCTCCGTGGTGCTGCCGCTCGGCGGCGGCCGGACCCTGCTGCGCCCGCCAGTCGTGACCCAGGGACAGCTCGCCTTCGCGCTCGGCGAGAATGCGCAGGTCGCCCGGGAGACGGACTGCGTCTATCAGATTACGCGCGAAGCGCAGCTCGCCTCCGCCCCGCCGAATTGGCGCGCCTATCTCGTGCGCAATTGGAAAGCGCCGACGCGGCCCCATGACGCCGTGCTTCCACGCACCGAGCAGGAAGCCGCCTATTGGAACAAATGGGTCGCCGAAGGGTGGGCGCAGGGCGAGAAGCAGGCGGTCGAAATATTCCTGTCCGACCTCGGTCGCTTGCAGCGCGATATCGTCGGCATGGCGCGGTACCGGGTGCTGCTGCGCGCTGGACTGGTCGAGCATCCGAAGGTCGCCTTCCAGAATAGCGTCGTCAACGGCGGCCGCGACGAGCTGCGCGCCGGCGATCGGATCGTCCGCATTACCGGTCAGCCCGGCCTGCAGGCCGATGCGCGGCGCTGGGCGTCCAAGCGCCACGGCCCCTGCCCGAGGTGA
- a CDS encoding lytic transglycosylase domain-containing protein, translating to MRRFFAILASSMVAISGPARAADDLAKGAYVKECIDAASKTHSIPAEILLILLNVENGRLGKVSQNTNDTVDIGPMQVNQIWVPKLAEHWRASREATYRALRDEFCANVEGGAWILRQALDEADGDLWEGIGLYHSHNERHKATYRRLVLAQGRRLQRQAAGEIASADKGAVTVGAR from the coding sequence ATGAGACGGTTTTTCGCAATTCTCGCTAGCTCCATGGTCGCGATCAGCGGACCGGCGCGTGCCGCCGATGATCTGGCGAAAGGCGCCTACGTCAAGGAGTGCATCGACGCGGCCTCGAAGACGCATTCGATCCCCGCCGAGATTCTCTTGATCCTTCTGAATGTCGAGAATGGGCGGCTCGGAAAAGTGAGCCAGAACACCAACGACACTGTCGACATCGGACCGATGCAGGTGAACCAGATTTGGGTGCCGAAGCTCGCGGAACATTGGCGCGCGTCGCGAGAGGCGACCTATCGCGCTCTTCGCGACGAATTCTGCGCCAATGTCGAAGGCGGGGCGTGGATCCTGCGGCAGGCGCTCGACGAGGCGGATGGCGATCTCTGGGAAGGGATCGGGCTCTATCATTCGCACAATGAACGACACAAGGCCACCTATCGCCGCCTGGTCCTGGCGCAGGGCCGGCGTCTGCAGCGGCAGGCCGCCGGCGAGATTGCCTCGGCCGACAAAGGCGCCGTCACCGTTGGAGCGAGGTGA